In the genome of Nocardioides sp. NBC_00368, the window GTGCCGAGGTCGAGGCGGTTCTCGAACGAGACGATCGGATCGTCGCTGCGGCCGTCGTCGCCGTACCCGACGAGCTCATGGGTGAGGAGGTCAAGGCCTTCGTCCAGCTCAGGGAGGGCGTGCCGGACGACAGGGCCACCGCCCAGGACCTCCTCGAAAGCGCCGGTGCTCAACTCGCGCGGTTCAAGGTGCCCCGCTACGTCGAGTTCGTCGCCGACTTCCCGCGCACCCCCTCTGAGCGGGTCTCCAAGCCCGCGCTCAAGGCCCGGGCCGCTGCCGAGCCCGGCACCACCTACGACTTCGCCCGACCGAGGAGCTGACCATGACCACCCCTACCGGCCCTACGACGGGTGAGGACCGCATCGACGTCGCCGTTGTGCGCGACGTCGCGGTCCTCACGATCGACCGTCCCGACAAGCTCAACGCACTCACCGTGGCCATGCGGCTGCGCCTGGCTGCCCTGATTCGGGAGCTCGGCACCGGCGAGGCCGTTCGTGGCATCGTCCTCACCGGACGTGGCCGTGCCTTCTCCGCCGGCGAGGACCTGAAGCAGGCGCCGACCACCGAGGCCGAGGTCCACAAGGCCTTCGAGAGCTTCCACGACGTCACCCGCGCGATCCTGCAGACCCGGGTCCCTGTGGTCGCGGCGGTCAACGGCATCGCCGTCGGCGGTGCCTCCGAGATCACGCTGTGCTGCGACACCCGGATCGGCATGCCCGCGACCGAGTACTTCCAGCCGGAGAACGCCCGCGGCCTCACCATCTCCAACGCGACCAGCCTGCTGCTCCGGCGGCTGGTCGGCAACCACGCGACGCGCATGGTGCTGGGGTCCCCGCGGGTCTCTTCTGCGGAGGCCCTGCGGATCGGCCTGCTCGACGAGGTGGTCGAGCCCGACCAGCTCCTCGAGCGCGCCGTCGACACCGTGCACGCGTGGACCCCCGAGGGGAACACCACGGCGCTGCATCTCGCGCTGCTGCGGCCCCTGGTCGCTGAGGTCGAGGCCGCCTTCGAGCGCGAGGACCACGCCGCCCACGAGGCCTGGGCGAGCGGACTGCTCACTGCCGGCGTCGCCGGCTTCTGGACCAACAAGGAGACGACCGCATGATCGAGACCCAGGCGGCGGTTCTGACCGCCATCAACGAGCCGCTCGAGCTCACCACCATCCGGGTGGACGACCCGGAGCCGTACGAGGTGCGCGTCGCGGTCACCAACGTCGGCCTTTGCCACAGCGACCTCCACTACATGACCGGCACGGTGCCACCGGACCATCTTCCGGTCGTCGTGGGGCACGAGGTGGCCGGCGTCGTCGAGGCGGTCGGCTCGGCGGTGACCCAGCTGAGGCCTGGTGATCGCGTGACGGGGGCGCTGACCCCCTCCTGCGGCCTGTGCGCCAACTGCTCGGCCGGCAGGTCGACCCAGTGCCAGCGCGTCCAGGAGATCCGGCAGCGTCCACGGTCGGCCTACCAGACCACTGACGGTGACCCCATCGACAGGCTCGGCGCCGTCGGCGCGTTCTCCCGGCATGCCCTCCTCCGCGAGAACGCGCTGGTGAAGTTGCCTGAGGACGTGCCGCTGCACGTCGGCTGCCTGCTCTCCTGCTGCATCGTCACGGGCGTGGGTGCGGTGTTCCGTGGCGCGGAGGTGCGGCCGGGCAGCACCGTCGCGGTGATCGGCTGCGGTGGCGTGGGGTCGGCCATCATCCAGGGGGCGCGGCTCGCCGGCGCCTCGGCCATCGTCGCGATCGATCTCGACGAGGACCGGCTCAAGGCCGCGCGCACGTACGGTGCCACCCATGTGATCAACGGCGGAGAGGGTGACACGGTCGAGGAGCTGCACCGCCTGCTGGGTGACGGGGTGGACTACGCCTTCGAGGCGGTCGGCTCGGCGCGCACGGCACAGACGGCCCTGGCCCTGGTGCGCCCGACGGGCACCGCCTGCCTGGTCGGCATCGCGCCGGCGGGCTCGGAGATCAGTGTCCCTGCGCACGACTTCTTCTTCCTCGAGAAGCGCCTGATCGGCTCCTACATGGGATCGGGCCAGGCCCGCGAGGACATCGCCCAGTTCGCCCGGCTCTACCAGCAGGGACGCCTCCTGCTCGACGAGATGGTGACCCGGGTCGTCCCCTTCGCCGAGATCAACGAGGGCTTCGAGGCGATGAAGTCCGGGGACGTCACGCGCATCGTCGTCGACCTCCAGTCCTGACCCACGAATCCGTAGAGGAAGCCTGATGTCCAGCAACGAGATCACGATCGCCCAGCCGGTCAACTACGTCGCCGACGAGTGGAGCGAGTGCGCCACGGTCGACGCCTGGAACCTCGACCCCAACACCCTCGAGCCCGTCCACCGGACCGTCACCACCCCGCCCGACGACGTCGAGCGCGCCCTGCGGCATGCGGAGCAGACGTACGACGTCGGCCGCTGGGACGAGGAGGCCCGGATCGAGCGGGCCGAGATGCTCGAGCGTGTCGCCGATCTCCTCGAGAGCCGGACGGAGGACATCGCGCGCACCGACGCGCTCACCAGCGGCACACCCATCAGTGCCACCCGCACGGTGGCGTCCTTCCTGCCCTTCCGCATCCGGGCCACGGCGGCCGACCTTCGCGAGATCCAGCGGGTCACCGCCCTGGAGGCCGGTGGCCGGGACGTACGCCTCTACAAGGTGCCGTGGGGGCCGGCGGCGATCCTCACCCCCTGGAACGGGCCGAGCTTCATCCCGGCCGCGAAGGTCGTCAGCGCGGTCGCGGCCGGATGTCCGGTGATCCTCAAACCCTCGGAGCACGCGCCGGGCAGCGCCCAGATCGTGGTCGAGTGCTTCGTGGAGGCGGGTCTCCCGTCCGGTGCGCTGCAGCTGGTCCACGGCGCCGGTGAGGTCGGCGCGCGACTCACCGCCGATCCGAGGATCAAGATCGTCTCGTTCACCGGCGGACCCGGGGCGGGGCGCGCGATCGCCCGTGCCGCGGCGGAGGACTTCAAGGTGCTGCAGCTCGAGCTCGGTGGCAACAACCCGGTGATCGTGCTCGACGACGCCGACCTCGACGTCACCGCCGACGGCATTCTCGACGGGATGACCAAGCTCAACGGTCAGTGGTGTGAGGGGCCCGGCAAGATCCTCGCCCACCGCAACCTGGTCGACCCCCTGCTCGACGCGCTGGCCGAGCGGGTCTCCAAGCTCACCGTCGGTCACTCCCTGGACGAGGACACCCACGTCGGACCCATCTCCAACGGGCCGCACTTCCAGACGCTCCGGAGCCGCATCGAGGGACTGCGTGAGCTCGGAGCGTCGATCCATCAGCCGGCGGCTCTCCCAGAACTGGGCGGCTACTTCCTCTCACCCACGATCGCCTCTGGTGCCGACCCGCGCCGGGCGACCGCCGAGCTGTTCGGTCCGCTCGTCTCGCTGCACGCCGTGGATTCCCAGGAGGAGGCGCTGCGGATCGCGAACGCCCATCCCTCCGGACTCGACGCGTACGTGTTCGGCACCGACACCGACCGCGCGATCGACGTCGGTGCCCGCATCGTGGCGGGGGAGGTGCGGGTCAACGGCGCCAAGGTCGCCGATCTCGGCGACGACTCGGCG includes:
- a CDS encoding enoyl-CoA hydratase/isomerase family protein; this encodes MTTPTGPTTGEDRIDVAVVRDVAVLTIDRPDKLNALTVAMRLRLAALIRELGTGEAVRGIVLTGRGRAFSAGEDLKQAPTTEAEVHKAFESFHDVTRAILQTRVPVVAAVNGIAVGGASEITLCCDTRIGMPATEYFQPENARGLTISNATSLLLRRLVGNHATRMVLGSPRVSSAEALRIGLLDEVVEPDQLLERAVDTVHAWTPEGNTTALHLALLRPLVAEVEAAFEREDHAAHEAWASGLLTAGVAGFWTNKETTA
- a CDS encoding Zn-dependent alcohol dehydrogenase: MIETQAAVLTAINEPLELTTIRVDDPEPYEVRVAVTNVGLCHSDLHYMTGTVPPDHLPVVVGHEVAGVVEAVGSAVTQLRPGDRVTGALTPSCGLCANCSAGRSTQCQRVQEIRQRPRSAYQTTDGDPIDRLGAVGAFSRHALLRENALVKLPEDVPLHVGCLLSCCIVTGVGAVFRGAEVRPGSTVAVIGCGGVGSAIIQGARLAGASAIVAIDLDEDRLKAARTYGATHVINGGEGDTVEELHRLLGDGVDYAFEAVGSARTAQTALALVRPTGTACLVGIAPAGSEISVPAHDFFFLEKRLIGSYMGSGQAREDIAQFARLYQQGRLLLDEMVTRVVPFAEINEGFEAMKSGDVTRIVVDLQS
- a CDS encoding aldehyde dehydrogenase family protein, translated to MSSNEITIAQPVNYVADEWSECATVDAWNLDPNTLEPVHRTVTTPPDDVERALRHAEQTYDVGRWDEEARIERAEMLERVADLLESRTEDIARTDALTSGTPISATRTVASFLPFRIRATAADLREIQRVTALEAGGRDVRLYKVPWGPAAILTPWNGPSFIPAAKVVSAVAAGCPVILKPSEHAPGSAQIVVECFVEAGLPSGALQLVHGAGEVGARLTADPRIKIVSFTGGPGAGRAIARAAAEDFKVLQLELGGNNPVIVLDDADLDVTADGILDGMTKLNGQWCEGPGKILAHRNLVDPLLDALAERVSKLTVGHSLDEDTHVGPISNGPHFQTLRSRIEGLRELGASIHQPAALPELGGYFLSPTIASGADPRRATAELFGPLVSLHAVDSQEEALRIANAHPSGLDAYVFGTDTDRAIDVGARIVAGEVRVNGAKVADLGDDSAQSFWGPAGIGGHGPAESVRVFCGDRVVGVDSPDLPL